From Coffea arabica cultivar ET-39 chromosome 2e, Coffea Arabica ET-39 HiFi, whole genome shotgun sequence, the proteins below share one genomic window:
- the LOC113729977 gene encoding uncharacterized protein isoform X2, translating into MLNLKKNKRGFSSRDPTTNLSGRPLNWPRFVTSSFENPFISETSTYPQLRRIMEGLSIICAGIGILEEDDHGNRIGYSKSQYCLDNLKDLLRFMRRDDPQTREVFKQVCKWNTVGKDLIPIIEYCQDDRNLVLNAVKVLVFLTMPIDPTSDDIPQQIEYLWGVKSSVTFSQIVPVILSLLEKPLENLESEMFMEDDWKLVQLVLTLFRNLLAIQEISTQQKAGGSATQFLSLRDRFLELLFQENMMEIILVLSQHVGGSCGYLRQDNLLLLETFYYIFMGQEPELIAKAYLENSKEDENVESSLKGLSCIMQAEKEKRKLNKLHNLGCYSQFSGTFTRLTMDGSKTLFKGNPCSASHDALLKAHKNHRGPSKRTVWDHGKLPSTKTKILQLLHDFIDQFLSGGYNVLMQSIREDIDKECHAIQNNDVVTFFQVAWFVTSFQYHKFLNSKPCVQVDGKSSIDQNADKTLFGGTMCGPIAESLNESMFLVLISKWRFAFDGLKETNDYKMLSAAGSLLKIMIRILDLVLKQSLEDSTEPKTARILLYKLFYNQTEEGMTQFLLNMIKLFDTHKQAKSDFADLVETLYVIIRLLENLQTRGTLRVSKRSRKRKVKKDLFNESVGKDVTAQNEVIGPSYEQSEAVGILGKEKAVVHDSVGTTNEDLSQVSPHTEFGAEIVNSKSKPEVEQNVCHETYQGIDDSSGDEQPVTDEVDFNISTVVSALSNQTIIKNLCWLLKFYKSNSLGTNHYIISLLRRVCEDLELSPMLYQLSLLTTFYDILEEQKSRPCKEHENIVLFLTNLVRRMLRKMKTRPLLFVEVLFWKTRGECHLINAECMLKVVGNLRKEIRKGGLNEETGLPYGQGWVRRSIADALGDDEADIMTFHEEVDEKSKRRFADGKESIVSFSNDEASEKEHDSRDGHSFEKVSKGLQRRRKPLVLNDELEGKFRDLYEKYKNHENCYHLIANALDEYGARISPIQVPRTLKKLGLQLLRKRRMSVASSADELRDGEITHLSGDGSSSLRKPLHTRKRVRALSEDQEQRIKELYEQFKDHKRCNYMIASALDTEGSVSTAQVSRKLKQLGLFVPRKKKSDTNFHLRDDDSSELSAGSADDSDNATLMSLKRRPIASLNYYSCYIYS; encoded by the exons ATGCtgaacttaaaaaaaaacaaacgggGGTTCTCCAGTCGAGATCCAACTACCAATCTCTCGGGTCGGCCCTTGAATTGGCCTCGATTTGTCACCTCCTCCTTTGAGAACCCCTTCATTTCTGAAACCTCAACATATCCTCAACTAAGGAGGATCATGGAAGGACTATCAATTATTTGTGCTGGTATAGGAATCCTCGAAGAAGACGACCACGGCAATCGAATCGGCTACTCCAAGAGCCAGTATTGCCTAG ATAATTTGAAGGATTTGTTGAGGTTTATGAGGCGAGATGATCCACAGACGCGAGAGGTTTTTAAACAAGTTTGTAAATGGAATACCGTGGGGAAAGATTTGATACCTATTATCGAGTATTGCCAAGATGACCGTAATTTAGTGTTAAATGCag TGAAGGTTCTTGTGTTTCTCACGATGCCAATTGACCCAACATCCGATGATATACCACAGCAAATAGAGTATCTTTGGGGCGTAAAATCTTCTGTAACCTTTAGTCAGATTGTTCCCGTGATACTGTCTCTTTTGGAGAAGCCGTTGGAGAATTTGGAAAG TGAAATGTTCATGGAAGATGACTGGAAGTTGGTTCAGCTGGTGCTTACGCTATTTAGGAACCTTCTAGCTATTCAAGAAATATCAACCCAGCAAAAAGCGGGTGGATCAGCCACACAATTTCTATCTCTCAGAGACAGGTTCTTAGAGTTgttatttcaagaaaacatgATGGAAATAATACTAGTACTATCACAGCATGTTGGTGGTTCTTGTGGCTACTTGCGTCAAGACAACTTGCTTTTACTGGAAACTTTTTATTACATATTTATGGGTCAAGAGCCAGAGTTGATTGCTAAAGCCTATTTAGAAAACTCAAAG GAGGATGAAAATGTTGAATCCTCACTCAAGGGTCTTAGCTGCATCATGCAAgctgaaaaagagaaaaggaagctGAATAAGCTGCATAACTTGGGTTGTTATTCACAGTTTAGCGGAACATTTACTCGCCTCACCATG GATGGTTCTAAAACGTTATTTAAGGGAAATCCCTGTTCTGCTTCTCATGATGCTTTACTGAAAGCTCACAAAAATCATCGCGGTCCATCTAAAAGAACAGTATGGGACCATGGAAAACTTCCATcaacaaaaaccaaaattttgCAGTTGCTTCATGATTTTATTGACCAATTTCTATCAGGGGGATATAATG TTTTGATGCAGTCAATTCGTGAAGATATTGATAAAGAATGTCATGCAATTCAAAACAACGATGTTGTCACTTTCTTTCAGGTTGCTTGGTTTGTTACTTCGTTCCAATATCACAAGTTCCTGAATTCAAAG CCTTGTGTTCAAGTTGACGGCAAATCATCCATTGATCAGAATGCTGATAAAACTCTATTTGGGGGTACTATGTGTGGACCAATTGCTGAATCATTAAACGAGTCCATGTTTCTAGTTCTCATTTCTAAGTGGCGCTTTGCATTTGATGGCTTGAAGGAGACAAATGACTACAAAATGCTTTCTGCAGCTGGATCTCTATTAAAAATTATG ATCCGTATACTGGATTTGGTGCTCAAGCAGTCCCTGGAAGATTCAACAGAACCTAAAACAGCACGCATCCTTCTTTACAAGTTGTTCTATAACCAAACTGAAGAAGGAATGACTCAGTTTCTCCTCAACATGATCAAATTGTTTGATACACACAAACAAGCTAAAAG TGATTTTGCCGATTTGGTGGAAACTTTATATGTAATTATACGGCTCCTGGAAAACCTCCAAACACGCGGCACATTGAGG GTCTCAAAAAGATCCAGAAAAAGGAAAGTGAAAAAGGATCTATTTAATGAATCAGTTGGAAAGGATGTTACTGCTCAGAATGAAGTTATTGGCCCCAGTTATGAACAATCTGAAGCTGTTGGCATTTTAGGAAAGGAAAAGGCAGTGGTTCATGATTCTGTAGGGACTACAAATGAAGATCTTAGTCAGGTTAGTCCGCATACAGAATTTGGAGCAGAGATAGTAAATTCTAAAAGCAAGCCAGAGGTGGAACAAAATGTTTGTCACGAGACTTATCAAGGAATAGATGATTCTTCTGGTGATGAGCAGCCAGTAACAGATGAAGTTGATTTTAACATATCCACTGTAGTCTCTGCTCTCAGTAACCAGACCATCATAAAAAATTTGTGTTGGTTGCTGAAATTCTATAAAAGCAATTCCCTTGGTACCAATCACTACATAATAAGCTTATTACGCAGAGTTTGTGAAGATCTGGAACTCTCTCCAATGCTATACCAG TTATCATTGCTCACTACATTCTACGATATTCTGGAAGAGCAGAAGTCAAGGCCATGCAAAGAACATGAGAATATTGTtctttttttgacaaatttagTTAGGAGAATGCTGAGAAAAATGAAGACCCGCCCACTTCTTTTTGTTGAAGTTCTCTTTTGGAAAACACGAGGAGAATGCCACCTTATTAATGCTGAATGCATGCTGAAAGTGGTTGgcaatttgagaaaagaaattagAAAAGGTGGATTGAATGAAGAAACTGGCTTGCCTTACGGGCAAGGATGGGTTCGGAGAAGTATAGCTGATGCACTTGGTGATGATGAGGCTGATATTATGACCTTTCATGAGGAGGTTGACGAGAA AAGCAAAAGAAGGTTTGCTGATGGGAAAGAAAGTATTGTTTCATTTTCAAACGATGAGGCTAGCGAGAAAGAACATGATAGCAG GGATGGTCATTCTTTTGAGAAAGTGTCCAAAGGCTTGCAGAGAAGAAGAAAACCTCTCGTTCTTAATGATGAACTGGAAGGGAAATTTAGGGATCTTTATGAGAA atataaaaatcatgaaaattgCTATCATCTGATTGCAAATGCCCTTGATGAATATGGGGCAAGAATCTCACCAATTCAAGTTCCTCGGACTCTTAAGAAACTAGGTTTACAACTCTTAAGAAAGAGAAGGATGTCAGTAGCCAGTTCTGCTGATGAACTTAGAGATGGTGAAATTACTCATCTGAGTGGGGATGGCAGttcttcattgagaaaaccacT GCACACTAGAAAAAGAGTGCGTGCACTTAGTGAAGATCAGGAACAGAGGATCAAAGAGTTGTATGAGCA GTTTAAAGATCATAAGAGATGCAACTACATGATTGCCAGTGCTTTGGATACTGAGGGGTCAGTTTCCACCGCACAAGTTTCGCGCAAACTAAAGCAGCTTGGCCTTTTTGTCCCCAGAAAGAAGAAGTCAGACACAAATTTCCATTTGAGGGATGACGATTCCAGTGAACTTTCTGCAGGCAGTGCAGATGATTCTGACAATGCAACATTAATGTCGTTGAAAaggag GCCAATTGCGTCCCTGAATTATTATTCATGCTATATATATTCTTGA
- the LOC113729977 gene encoding uncharacterized protein isoform X1 gives MLNLKKNKRGFSSRDPTTNLSGRPLNWPRFVTSSFENPFISETSTYPQLRRIMEGLSIICAGIGILEEDDHGNRIGYSKSQYCLDNLKDLLRFMRRDDPQTREVFKQVCKWNTVGKDLIPIIEYCQDDRNLVLNAVKVLVFLTMPIDPTSDDIPQQIEYLWGVKSSVTFSQIVPVILSLLEKPLENLESEMFMEDDWKLVQLVLTLFRNLLAIQEISTQQKAGGSATQFLSLRDRFLELLFQENMMEIILVLSQHVGGSCGYLRQDNLLLLETFYYIFMGQEPELIAKAYLENSKEDENVESSLKGLSCIMQAEKEKRKLNKLHNLGCYSQFSGTFTRLTMDGSKTLFKGNPCSASHDALLKAHKNHRGPSKRTVWDHGKLPSTKTKILQLLHDFIDQFLSGGYNVLMQSIREDIDKECHAIQNNDVVTFFQVAWFVTSFQYHKFLNSKPCVQVDGKSSIDQNADKTLFGGTMCGPIAESLNESMFLVLISKWRFAFDGLKETNDYKMLSAAGSLLKIMIRILDLVLKQSLEDSTEPKTARILLYKLFYNQTEEGMTQFLLNMIKLFDTHKQAKSDFADLVETLYVIIRLLENLQTRGTLRVSKRSRKRKVKKDLFNESVGKDVTAQNEVIGPSYEQSEAVGILGKEKAVVHDSVGTTNEDLSQVSPHTEFGAEIVNSKSKPEVEQNVCHETYQGIDDSSGDEQPVTDEVDFNISTVVSALSNQTIIKNLCWLLKFYKSNSLGTNHYIISLLRRVCEDLELSPMLYQLSLLTTFYDILEEQKSRPCKEHENIVLFLTNLVRRMLRKMKTRPLLFVEVLFWKTRGECHLINAECMLKVVGNLRKEIRKGGLNEETGLPYGQGWVRRSIADALGDDEADIMTFHEEVDEKSKRRFADGKESIVSFSNDEASEKEHDSRDGHSFEKVSKGLQRRRKPLVLNDELEGKFRDLYEKYKNHENCYHLIANALDEYGARISPIQVPRTLKKLGLQLLRKRRMSVASSADELRDGEITHLSGDGSSSLRKPLHTRKRVRALSEDQEQRIKELYEQFKDHKRCNYMIASALDTEGSVSTAQVSRKLKQLGLFVPRKKKSDTNFHLRDDDSSELSAGSADDSDNATLMSLKRRSKSETKYASRQNQESARQPSLDNSDDEMLRSFLPKSQQTKIEITERQNQENGGKLDISGHDELLRDATEKLAEVRTLDMGSGTSEHAGFAETEGLWGVNQSVSALTNEANNRQPQKLHDELADFEGEVSPVESQKSIVSRRHLRMIMDLDDDE, from the exons ATGCtgaacttaaaaaaaaacaaacgggGGTTCTCCAGTCGAGATCCAACTACCAATCTCTCGGGTCGGCCCTTGAATTGGCCTCGATTTGTCACCTCCTCCTTTGAGAACCCCTTCATTTCTGAAACCTCAACATATCCTCAACTAAGGAGGATCATGGAAGGACTATCAATTATTTGTGCTGGTATAGGAATCCTCGAAGAAGACGACCACGGCAATCGAATCGGCTACTCCAAGAGCCAGTATTGCCTAG ATAATTTGAAGGATTTGTTGAGGTTTATGAGGCGAGATGATCCACAGACGCGAGAGGTTTTTAAACAAGTTTGTAAATGGAATACCGTGGGGAAAGATTTGATACCTATTATCGAGTATTGCCAAGATGACCGTAATTTAGTGTTAAATGCag TGAAGGTTCTTGTGTTTCTCACGATGCCAATTGACCCAACATCCGATGATATACCACAGCAAATAGAGTATCTTTGGGGCGTAAAATCTTCTGTAACCTTTAGTCAGATTGTTCCCGTGATACTGTCTCTTTTGGAGAAGCCGTTGGAGAATTTGGAAAG TGAAATGTTCATGGAAGATGACTGGAAGTTGGTTCAGCTGGTGCTTACGCTATTTAGGAACCTTCTAGCTATTCAAGAAATATCAACCCAGCAAAAAGCGGGTGGATCAGCCACACAATTTCTATCTCTCAGAGACAGGTTCTTAGAGTTgttatttcaagaaaacatgATGGAAATAATACTAGTACTATCACAGCATGTTGGTGGTTCTTGTGGCTACTTGCGTCAAGACAACTTGCTTTTACTGGAAACTTTTTATTACATATTTATGGGTCAAGAGCCAGAGTTGATTGCTAAAGCCTATTTAGAAAACTCAAAG GAGGATGAAAATGTTGAATCCTCACTCAAGGGTCTTAGCTGCATCATGCAAgctgaaaaagagaaaaggaagctGAATAAGCTGCATAACTTGGGTTGTTATTCACAGTTTAGCGGAACATTTACTCGCCTCACCATG GATGGTTCTAAAACGTTATTTAAGGGAAATCCCTGTTCTGCTTCTCATGATGCTTTACTGAAAGCTCACAAAAATCATCGCGGTCCATCTAAAAGAACAGTATGGGACCATGGAAAACTTCCATcaacaaaaaccaaaattttgCAGTTGCTTCATGATTTTATTGACCAATTTCTATCAGGGGGATATAATG TTTTGATGCAGTCAATTCGTGAAGATATTGATAAAGAATGTCATGCAATTCAAAACAACGATGTTGTCACTTTCTTTCAGGTTGCTTGGTTTGTTACTTCGTTCCAATATCACAAGTTCCTGAATTCAAAG CCTTGTGTTCAAGTTGACGGCAAATCATCCATTGATCAGAATGCTGATAAAACTCTATTTGGGGGTACTATGTGTGGACCAATTGCTGAATCATTAAACGAGTCCATGTTTCTAGTTCTCATTTCTAAGTGGCGCTTTGCATTTGATGGCTTGAAGGAGACAAATGACTACAAAATGCTTTCTGCAGCTGGATCTCTATTAAAAATTATG ATCCGTATACTGGATTTGGTGCTCAAGCAGTCCCTGGAAGATTCAACAGAACCTAAAACAGCACGCATCCTTCTTTACAAGTTGTTCTATAACCAAACTGAAGAAGGAATGACTCAGTTTCTCCTCAACATGATCAAATTGTTTGATACACACAAACAAGCTAAAAG TGATTTTGCCGATTTGGTGGAAACTTTATATGTAATTATACGGCTCCTGGAAAACCTCCAAACACGCGGCACATTGAGG GTCTCAAAAAGATCCAGAAAAAGGAAAGTGAAAAAGGATCTATTTAATGAATCAGTTGGAAAGGATGTTACTGCTCAGAATGAAGTTATTGGCCCCAGTTATGAACAATCTGAAGCTGTTGGCATTTTAGGAAAGGAAAAGGCAGTGGTTCATGATTCTGTAGGGACTACAAATGAAGATCTTAGTCAGGTTAGTCCGCATACAGAATTTGGAGCAGAGATAGTAAATTCTAAAAGCAAGCCAGAGGTGGAACAAAATGTTTGTCACGAGACTTATCAAGGAATAGATGATTCTTCTGGTGATGAGCAGCCAGTAACAGATGAAGTTGATTTTAACATATCCACTGTAGTCTCTGCTCTCAGTAACCAGACCATCATAAAAAATTTGTGTTGGTTGCTGAAATTCTATAAAAGCAATTCCCTTGGTACCAATCACTACATAATAAGCTTATTACGCAGAGTTTGTGAAGATCTGGAACTCTCTCCAATGCTATACCAG TTATCATTGCTCACTACATTCTACGATATTCTGGAAGAGCAGAAGTCAAGGCCATGCAAAGAACATGAGAATATTGTtctttttttgacaaatttagTTAGGAGAATGCTGAGAAAAATGAAGACCCGCCCACTTCTTTTTGTTGAAGTTCTCTTTTGGAAAACACGAGGAGAATGCCACCTTATTAATGCTGAATGCATGCTGAAAGTGGTTGgcaatttgagaaaagaaattagAAAAGGTGGATTGAATGAAGAAACTGGCTTGCCTTACGGGCAAGGATGGGTTCGGAGAAGTATAGCTGATGCACTTGGTGATGATGAGGCTGATATTATGACCTTTCATGAGGAGGTTGACGAGAA AAGCAAAAGAAGGTTTGCTGATGGGAAAGAAAGTATTGTTTCATTTTCAAACGATGAGGCTAGCGAGAAAGAACATGATAGCAG GGATGGTCATTCTTTTGAGAAAGTGTCCAAAGGCTTGCAGAGAAGAAGAAAACCTCTCGTTCTTAATGATGAACTGGAAGGGAAATTTAGGGATCTTTATGAGAA atataaaaatcatgaaaattgCTATCATCTGATTGCAAATGCCCTTGATGAATATGGGGCAAGAATCTCACCAATTCAAGTTCCTCGGACTCTTAAGAAACTAGGTTTACAACTCTTAAGAAAGAGAAGGATGTCAGTAGCCAGTTCTGCTGATGAACTTAGAGATGGTGAAATTACTCATCTGAGTGGGGATGGCAGttcttcattgagaaaaccacT GCACACTAGAAAAAGAGTGCGTGCACTTAGTGAAGATCAGGAACAGAGGATCAAAGAGTTGTATGAGCA GTTTAAAGATCATAAGAGATGCAACTACATGATTGCCAGTGCTTTGGATACTGAGGGGTCAGTTTCCACCGCACAAGTTTCGCGCAAACTAAAGCAGCTTGGCCTTTTTGTCCCCAGAAAGAAGAAGTCAGACACAAATTTCCATTTGAGGGATGACGATTCCAGTGAACTTTCTGCAGGCAGTGCAGATGATTCTGACAATGCAACATTAATGTCGTTGAAAaggag GAGCAAAAGTGAAACTAAATATGCATCAAGACAGAACCAGGAGTCTGCAAGACAGCCATCACTGGATAATTCTGATGATGAAATGTTGCGGTCTTTTCTGCC CAAAAGCCAGCAGACCAAAATTGAAATTACAGAAAGGCAGAACCAGGAGAATGGAGGAAAGTTGGACATTTCTGGTCATGATGAATTACTAAG GGATGCAACAGAAAAATTAGCTGAAGTGAGAACCTTAGACATGGGTTCTGGCACATCAGAACATGCCGGCTTTGCTGAAACTGAAGGCCTCTGGGGGGTGAACCAATCCGTGAGCGCACTCACTAACGAGGCAAATAACAGGCAGCCTCAGAAGTTGCACGATGAATTGGCTGATTTTGAGGGTGAAGTCTCACCTGTTGAGTCCCAGAAATCCATTGTTTCAAGGAGGCACTTGAGGATGATCATGGATCTTGATGATGATGAATAA